From the Nitrobacter hamburgensis X14 genome, one window contains:
- a CDS encoding metallophosphoesterase, which translates to MRLWILSDLHLELTRGWDLPAGEARPDFDVLVAAGDIIPRMERGVGWLRERVPDRDVIYVAGNHEGYGCDIDRTVEKARAAAEGSRVHVLQNDAVTIQGVTFIGATLWTDFDLFGDPDYAMAVAGETMNDYRKIRTRDYQLRLRPAHTLKRHMETRDFIARELRKPGRHVVVTHHGPVTEAAHRGFENDIVSAAYSSDLRPLIEEGAPELWIYGHTHESRDFMVGRTRVVSNAKGYGPWLPRETTWDNAAFNPNLIIEI; encoded by the coding sequence ATGCGTCTGTGGATTCTGTCCGACCTGCATCTCGAACTGACCCGCGGCTGGGACCTGCCGGCGGGCGAGGCGCGTCCGGATTTCGACGTTCTCGTCGCGGCGGGCGATATCATCCCGCGCATGGAGCGCGGGGTAGGCTGGCTGCGCGAGCGCGTGCCGGACCGGGACGTCATCTACGTCGCCGGTAACCATGAGGGATACGGCTGCGACATCGACCGCACCGTTGAGAAGGCGCGCGCCGCCGCTGAGGGCTCTCGAGTCCACGTCCTGCAGAACGATGCCGTGACGATCCAGGGCGTCACCTTTATAGGCGCAACGCTTTGGACCGACTTCGATCTGTTCGGCGATCCGGATTATGCAATGGCCGTCGCCGGCGAGACGATGAACGACTATCGGAAGATCCGCACGCGCGACTACCAACTCCGTTTGCGGCCCGCGCATACGCTGAAGCGCCATATGGAAACGCGGGATTTCATCGCGCGCGAACTGCGCAAGCCCGGGCGGCACGTCGTCGTCACGCATCATGGACCGGTGACGGAAGCCGCGCATCGGGGCTTCGAGAACGACATCGTTTCGGCCGCCTATTCCAGCGATCTTCGACCCTTGATCGAGGAGGGCGCTCCCGAACTCTGGATCTATGGGCACACCCATGAAAGCAGGGATTTCATGGTGGGGCGCACGCGCGTCGTCAGCAATGCCAAGGGCTACGGCCCGTGGCTGCCGCGCGAAACCACGTGGGACAACGCGGCATTCAATCCGAATCTGATCATCGAAATCTAA